The following proteins are co-located in the Macaca thibetana thibetana isolate TM-01 chromosome 6, ASM2454274v1, whole genome shotgun sequence genome:
- the LOC126956875 gene encoding U6 snRNA-associated Sm-like protein LSm5, which translates to MAADATTNPSQLLPLEFVDKCIGSRIHIVMKSDKEIVGTLLGFDDFVNMVLQDVTEFEITPEGRRITKLDQILLNGNNITMLVPGGEGPEV; encoded by the coding sequence ATGGCGGCTGACGCTACTACCAACCCGTCACAGCTGCTACCGTTAGAGTTTGTGGACAAATGTATAGGATCAAGAATTCACATTGTGATGAAGAGTGATAAAGAAATTGTTGGTACTCTTCTAGGATTTGATGACTTTGTCAATATGGTACTGCAAGATGTCACTGAGTTTGAAATCacaccagaaggaagaaggatTACTAAATTAGATCAGATTTTgctaaatggaaataatataacAATGCTGGTTCCTGGAGGAGAAGGACCTGAAGTGTGA